One window of the Pieris brassicae chromosome Z, ilPieBrab1.1, whole genome shotgun sequence genome contains the following:
- the LOC123718383 gene encoding 1-phosphatidylinositol 4,5-bisphosphate phosphodiesterase gamma-1, whose amino-acid sequence MNSVCYDGVNDRLIHEADQLISYIERGSNVFKFFPRKRPERRTLLVRRETHQVIWCRIGSTQRHSYDGALDIREIKEVRIGKSSKNFERWPEETKRLENSKCFTIYYGTEFKLRSASFSAQMDKEVEAWIKGIRFLIEEAVNASYPLQIERWLRKEYYIIENPHEKITLKEVKAFLPKIHCKISTSKLRDIFQEVDTSKKGEIGFDDFSILYHKLIFDESNVHDVFNKYSIYSTNGTTISLHEFQRFLLVEQYDRLGEDEGFTSQFIREYLRDPQRDIHEPYFTLHEFIEMLFSKQNTVWDSAHNVVTQDMTRPLAHYWISSSHNTYLTGDQFSSESSIEAYVRCLRSGCRCIELDCWDGPDGTPFIYHGHTLTTKIRFMDVLRTIKEHAFITSDYPLILSIEDNCSLPQQRRMASAFQDVFRDMLLVHPCEKNETCLPSPHDLRRKIILKHKKLPEGAEENSFAVRQEEGKDLDLRNTIKNGILLLEDPVDKEWNPHAFVLTENKLYYTEHYSTPGEADIDSDGEHESETTSIPPDELHISECWFHGKLAGNRQEAEDLLRAHSHLGDGTFLVRESVTFVGDYCLSFWRQGKVNHCRIKLKQERGITKYYLIDTVCFDSLYSLITHYRTHPLRSQEFLITLNEPVPQPNKHEGKEWYHPYCTRAQAEELLRKANTDGAFLVRPSEKEHGSYAITFRTEREIKHCRIRQEGRLYTIGTVKFESLVELVSYYEKHPLYKKVKLCFPISENIVRRLIAEPDDSSVYGTPGYMDPSSFPSKITVKALYDYRARQDDELSFCKHAIITNVDKPDEGWWRGDYGGKKHHWFPANYVQEIEVPHMPNIACLENESAALGALQKGVVDVLGAVVELVVGEESGSARWIVRIQSPSMCAPFDMAAPTRENALEWLSAIKEAAHSASARSLKHRKMERTWRIAKEMSDLIVYCRSVTFNQERIRNKGFIFNEMSSFPETKAERLMCSQETAFFMKYHAVQLSRIYPKGQRIDSSNYSPLPFWNAGSQMVALNYQTPDKAMQVNMGKFKENGGCGYILKPEYMFDENYSPYDKRYIESKVRPLTVKLRLIGARHLCKTGRGTASPFVEVEILGAEYDSGVKLVSKTVADNGINPIWNDICEFVVGNPDMALIRFVVQDEDVFGDPNFVGQAVYPLKCLRTGYRSVTLTNAYSEELELSSLLIFICMSY is encoded by the exons ATGAATTCTGTCTGTTACGACGGGGTTAATGATAGACTTATACACGAAGCTGATCAACTAATTTCTTATATCGAACGTGGTTCCAatgtctttaaattttttccgcgAAAAAGACCCGAACGACGTACTCTTCTAGTGCGTCGCGAAACTCATCAAGTAATTTGGTGTAGAATTGGATCAACACAGAGGCATTCTTACGATGGTGCCTTAGACATACGCGAAATCAAAGAAGTAAGAATTGGTAAATCCTCAAAAAATTTTGAGAGGTGGCCAGAGGAAACAAAAAGACTAGAGAATTCTAAATGTTTCACAATTTACTATGGAACCGAATTCAAATTGCGGTCGGCATCTTTTTCAG CTCAGATGGATAAAGAGGTTGAAGCTTGGATAAAGGGAATAAGATTCCTTATTGAGGAAGCTGTTAATGCTTCATACCCCTTGCAAATTGAAAGGTGGCTTAgaaaagaatattatataattgaaaatccTCATGAAAA gaTCACTCTGAAAGAAGTTAAAGCATTTCTGCCAAAAATTCACTGCAAAATATCAACAAGCAAACTAAGGGATATTTTTCAAGAAGTTGATACAAGCAAAAAGGGAGAGATTGGTTTTGATGACTTTTCTATTCTTTATCACAAGTTGATTTTTGATGAAAGT AATGTTCATGATGTATTCAATAAGTATTCCATATATTCTACCAATGGCACCACAATATCACTTCATGAATTTCAACGATTTCTTCTCGTGGAACAATATGATAGGCTTGGCGAAGATGAGGGATTCACGTCACAATTTATCAGGGAGTATCTTAGAGACCCCCAGAGGGACATACATGAACCATATTTTACACTTCATGAA TTCATCGAAATGTTGTTTTCCAAACAAAATACTGTTTGGGACAGTGCACATAATGTGGTCACGCAGGACATGACGAGACCCCTTGCACACTATTGGATTTCGTCATCTCATAACAC CTATCTGACTGGAGATCAGTTTTCAAGTGAATCCTCCATTGAAGCGTATGTGCGTTGTCTGAGGTCTGGTTGTCGTTGCATTGAATTAGATTGCTGGGACGGTCCAGACGGAACGCCTTTTATATATCACGGTCATACTCTGACAACGAAAATAAGATTCATGGATGTACTTAGAACAATAAAGGAGCACGCCTTTATCACTTCTGACTATCCACTGATTTTGTCAATTGAAGACAATTGCTCATTACCACAACAACGGCGAATGGCGAGCGCCTTCCAAGATGTTTTTCGAGATATGCTTCTAGTACATCCGTGTGAAAAGAATGAGACCTGCCTACCCTCACCTCATGACTTGAGGAggaaaatcattttaaaacataaaaaactaCCTGAAGGTGCTGAAGAAAATTCATTTGCAGTACGTCAAGAGGAAGGAAAAGATCTCGATCTGAGgaatactattaaaaatggGATTCTCCTTCTCGAAGATCCCGTTGACAAGGAATGGAATCCTCACGCTTTTGTTCTTACCGAGAACAAACTATATTATACAGAGCATTACAGCACACCAGGGGAAGCGGATATAGATAGCGACGGTGAACATGAGAGTGAAACGACCAGTATACCACCAGACGAATTACATATCAGTGAATGCTGGTTCCATGGCAAATTAGCTGGCAATAGGCAAGAGGCCGAGGATCTTTTGAGGGCGCATTCCCATCTAGGCGATGGCACATTTCTTGTTAGGGAAAGTGTAACGTTTGTTGGAGACTACTGCCTTTCGTTTTGGAGACAAGGCAAAGTGAACCACTGCCGTATAAAACTGAAGCAAGAGAGAGGGATAACGAAGTATTATTTGATTGATACTGTTTGTTTCGACAGTTTGTACAGCTTGATAACTCATTATAGAACGCATCCTTTGCGTAGTCAA GAGTTCTTGATTACATTAAACGAGCCGGTTCCTCAGCCAAACAAGCACGAAGGGAAAGAGTGGTACCATCCATACTGCACACGGGCCCAAGCAGAGGAACTATTACGCAAAGCCAATACAGATGGCGCTTTTCTTGTGAGGCCTAGTGAAAAAGAACACGGCTCTTATGCAATCACATTCag GACTGAAAGGGAGATAAAACACTGCAGAATCCGACAAGAGGGACGGTTGTATACAATTGGTACCGTCAAATTTGAGAGTCTGGTAGAGTTGGTGTCTTACTACGAGAAACATCCTTTATACAAGAAAGTTAAACTTTGCTTTCCGATAAGCGAGAATATTGTTCGTCGCTTGATTGCT GAACCGGATGATAGCTCCGTATATGGAACACCAGGATACATGGATCCTTCCTCGTTTCCGTCTAAG ATCACAGTAAAAGCCCTATACGATTATAGAGCTAGACAGGACGATGAATTGTCGTTCTGTAAACACGCGATAATTACAAATGTGGATAAACCTGATGAAGGTTGGTGGCGTGGAGACTACGGCGGCAAGAAACATCACTGGTTTCCCGCTAATTATGTGCAAGAGATTGAAGTTCCTCATATGCCCAATATT GCGTGCCTTGAAAATGAATCGGCAGCACTTGGCGCTTTACAAAAAGGTGTCGTCGATGTTTTAGGCGCCGTAGTTGAACTCGTTGTTGGCGAAGAAAGTGGATCCGCGCGATGGATTGTTCGCATCCAAAGTCCCTCTATGTGCGCTCCATTTGATATGGCTGCACCGACCAGAGAGAACGCCCTAGAGTGGCTCTCAGCTATAAAGGAAGCGGCCCATAGTGCGAGTGCCCGCTCGTTAAAGCATAGAAAAATGGAACGTACCTGGCGTATTGCTAAAGAAATGTCTGATCTCATAGTCTACTGCCGGTCAGTTACTTTTAACCAAGAAAGGATACGCAACAAAGGATTCATTTTCAACGAGATGTCATCGTTTCCTGAAACAAAGGCCGAACGGCTCATGTGCTCCCAAGAGACTGCGTTCTTTATGAAATACCACGCCGTGCAGCTTAGCCGAATCTACCCCAAGGGTCAAAGAATCGACTCGTCGAATTATAGCCCTTTACCATTCTGGAACGCCGGCTCGCAAATGGTTGCACTGAACTATCAAACTCCGGACAAAGCGATGCAAGTCAATATGGGAAAGTTTAAAGAGAACGGTGGTTGTGGGTATATATTGAAACCGGAATATATGTTCGACGAAAACTACAGCCCATACGATAAACGGTATATTGAGAGTAAAGTGAGGCCGTTGACGGTGAAGTTGCGTTTGATAGGTGCTAGGCATCTGTGCAAAACGGGCAGAGGAACAGCGAGCCCCTTTGTGGAAGTCGAAATATTGGGCGCAGAGTATGACAGCGGCGTCAAATTGGTCTCCAAGACTGTTG CTGATAATGGAATAAATCCAATATGGAATGATATCTGTGAATTCGTCGTTGGGAATCCAGACATGGCTTTAATTAGGTTTGTCGTTCAAGATGAAGATGTATTTGGCGATCCCAATTTCGTTGGTCAAGCCGTGTATCCCTTGAAATGTCTGCGTACAGGTTACCGATCGGTAACTTTAACTAATGCTTATTCTGAGGAACTAGAATTATCCTCACTtctcatttttatatgtatgtcatATTAG
- the LOC123718384 gene encoding PAN2-PAN3 deadenylation complex subunit PAN3 — MDPSIYLPYSPPSLPQESKLMTYMNRNNISTPTRSLNQSYNKLTLESSPPSARKVYVGECIPIKYYTSVAMLPESPSNTPPHLPAPQIHQENVGGTTYFYPTNDVNVSLNSSGGLNSSGLIGGSEHNMAVPSMAYPQMYAPIPASPIQGLGDTFYMPEQIRSEMQQIAQDPYTQPNTRQCQNLPNSLEDYTELLPLEELSPHSNTTSFRATHRIHGDQYALRRLHSYGTVPSKRFQSWKQIDHPNIIRLNHWFTTRAFGDHSMVIVYDYHPASVTLMQRYLDSRTPGSNAAANGSYHDPFSSDPDAPRPYTHQKNAMLRAVAGGSLLPEAVLWSILVQLTAGLRAIHAAGLACRTLDPTKVLTMGCRIRIAWCGVADALHANEIDINQAQQDDLTALGRLTLALACRTIHCDNLPLSIELVSRTYSVDLKNLIIYLLSAPRRSVTDLMPMIGARFYTQVEAFERRTDILESHLARELDNGRMLRLLMKICFIIERPEFNRDHKWAETGNRYLLKLFRDYLFHSVTTEGRPWLDLSHVSNCLNQLDSGTEIQVGLMTRDEGSVLLVTYAELKHCLDQAFAELMQVTPPSP, encoded by the exons ATGGATCCATCAATTTATTTACCATATAGTCCACCATCTCTGCCACAGGAGTCAAAGTTAATGACATATATG AACCGGAACAATATTTCTACTCCTACAAGATCTTTAAATCAGTCATATAATAAACTCACGTTGGAGTCTTCTCCGCCATCTGCTAGAAAG GTTTATGTTGGAGAATGCATTCCAATCAAATACTATACATCGGTAGCAATGCTTCCAGAATCACCATCAAATACACCACCTCACCTACCTGCTCCGCAAATCCATCAG GAAAATGTTGGTGGTACAACATATTTCTATCCCACAAATGATGTGAATGTGTCTCTCAATTCATCAGGTGGACTTAATTCATCTGGTTTGATAG GTGGATCAGAACATAACATGGCTGTCCCTTCCATGGCATATCCACAAATGTATGCACCTATACCTGCATCACCAATACAGG GCTTGGGTGATACATTTTACATGCCTGAACAAATTCGCTCTGAGATGCAGCAAATAGCTCAAGATCCATACACACAACCAAATACTCGCCAATGTCAAA ATTTACCCAATAGCCTGGAGGATTATACAGAATTATTACCGCTGGAAGAGTTATCCCCACATTCAAATACCACATCGTTTCGAGCCACTCATAGGATCCATGGTGATCAATATGCTTTGCGTCGTTTGCACTCATATGGGACTGTGCCATCTAAGCGGTTTCAATCATGGAAACAGATTGATCATCCTAATATAATACGTCTCAATCATTGGTTTACAACAAGAGCATTCGGAGACCACT CCATGGTGATTGTCTATGATTATCACCCAGCATCAGTTACTCTGATGCAAAGATACCTGGATAGTCGGACCCCGGGTAGCAATGCTGCTGCCAATGGTTCATACCATGATCCTTTCTCTTCTGATCCAGATGCCCCTAGGCCCTACACACACCAG aaaaatgcGATGTTACGAGCTGTGGCTGGTGGCTCTCTACTCCCTGAGGCTGTCTTGTGGAGTATCCTTGTCCAACTAACTGCTGGTTTACGAGCCATTCATGCAGCTGGTCTTGCTTGCAG AACATTGGACCCAACTAAAGTTTTGACAATGGGATGCAGAATCCGCATCGCTTGGTGCGGTGTGGCAGATGCATTGCATGCTAatgaaattgatataaatcAG GCTCAGCAAGACGATTTGACAGCCTTGGGCAGGCTTACGCTGGCACTCGCATGTCGCACTATTCACTGCGACAACTTGCCCTTGTCCATAGAACTTGTGTCTAGGACCTACTCTGTGGATCTCAAAAACCTaattat ttatttactGTCAGCACCGCGCCGCTCCGTTACAGATCTCATGCCAATGATTGGAGCTAGGTTCTACACTCag GTGGAAGCATTTGAACGACGAACTGATATTTTGGAGAGTCATCTTGCTAGGGAGTTGGATAATGGACGGATGCTGCGTTTGttgatgaaaatatgttttattattgaacGTCCCGA GTTCAATAGAGACCATAAATGGGCAGAGACAGGAAACAGATACTTGCTTAAACTGTTTCGTGATTATTTATTCCACTCGGTGACTACTGAGGGTCGACCATGGCTTGATTTATCTCATGTCTCGAACTGTCTCAACCAGCTTGACAGTGGCACTGAGATTCAG GTGGGTTTGATGACACGCGATGAAGGAAGCGTTTTGCTGGTCACTTACGCCGAGTTAAAACACTGCTTGGACCAAGCTTTTGCTGAACTGATGCAAGTCACCCCTCCCAGCCCATAG
- the LOC123718386 gene encoding syntaxin-7, which yields MNSSYQGGVPDDDYDVFQTLSTTIGSNIKKISQNVSSMSKMVNQLQTPQDSQELRKQLRQIQNYTQKLAKDTSIMLMDLMKMPVDKPDQKLNKDRLSDEYMATLNAFQATQRTAAQKSKEDIRKVKAQNINIGDPFAVGSGNKELLELGDPPKKQEQMTMQSERELMELEQRESDIRQLESNIMDVNQIFKDLGTMIHDQGTVVDSIESNVECTLQNVENATQELSTAATYKNKLRKKKVYLTLILIIVISIIFIIIFHN from the exons ATGAACAGTTCATATCAAGGGGGTGTACCCGACGATGATTATGATGTATTTCAAACATTGTCAACAACAATTGGAAGCAACATAAAGAAGATATCACAAAATg TGTCATCCATGTCAAAAATGGTTAATCAATTGCAAACACCGCAAGATTCACAAGAACTACGAAAGCAGCT GCGTCAGATACAAAACTACACTCAAAAACTTGCCAAAGATACTTCAATCATGCTGATGGATCTAATGAAAATGCCTGTGGATAAACCAGATCAAAAGCTAAACAAAGACAGGCTAAGTGATGAATATATGGCTACACTTAATGCTTTTcag GCAACCCAAAGAACTGCAGCCCAAAAGTCAAAAGAAGATATCAGAAAAGTTAAAGCACAGAATATTAACATTGGTGATCCGTTTGCTGTTG GTAGTGGAAACAAGGAATTACTGGAATTAGGCGATCCACCAAAGAAACAGGAGCAAATGACTATGCAGTCAGAGCGAGAGCTTATGGAACTTGAACAGCGCGAGAGTGATATAAGACAATTGGAG AGTAACATAATGGATGTCAACCAAATCTTCAAGGACCTCGGAACTATGATACATGATCAAGGTACCGTGGTGGACTCCATTGAATCCAATGTAGAGTGTACATTGCAAAATGTCGAGAATGCAACACAGGAATTGAGTACCGCTGCTACATATAAG AATAAGCTGCGTAAGAAGAAAGTCTACCTGACGTTGATACTCATAATAGtgatatctattatttttattattattttccataatTAA